CGGGAACCTGGACCATTACCTGGCATCAGTACAAAAATTACAGCATGCCTAGATCCTGATGGTTGGAAAACAGTACGTGACACTTCATGATGTCTCTAACTTATGCACTCGATTGGTTGAACTGTCAGTATAGGAGGAGATACGGACTCAAATGACTTTTATTGGTTATTTGCTGCGACAAGATGCGACAAGCCCAGTCCCTGGTCTGAGAGTTTTGACACTGGCATAGCTGTCATCATGGAAAACATATTTAGAGGCGTATTGGTTTAGGGTCGCTCTCCCAAACTTCCTTTGAAGGGTTGATGGTAGATTAGAAAAGCCGTACCTTACCTGATGTTTTTTACTGGGCTTAGCGTTTGAACATGATAGAGTTGTCTGAAACACTACTTCCTGGAGTCTAGACTTTAAACATTGGGCGAGCGGAACAGTCATACTGTCCAATTTCTTCCTCTTCAAATATTTGTATCTTGCAGTAACTTCGACACATGCATGTTGTTGGTTTTCTACGCATTCGTCAGTTTTCTGCACTCTCTCTGTCTGGATTGAAGCATCTTCTCATCTGGATAACTTATGCAGGTCTCTTTCTGTTAATTTGCAGGTCTTTGTTGATAACATCGACTTTCTCAAAGAATTGGAATGAGACATGGGATAACCACTCGAAGCTTGTAACAATCAAATAAGATAATCGAGCAGGATGAATCGTTATAACAGTTCCCGGTGGGGTTTTAtataaaaaggaacaaaaattcccattttgtAGTTAGTGTGTGATCGCGAAAATTGTTTTTCCTTCCCACATGCGTAGAAATAGTTAGCTGGAAACTCCTgttgatcattctttttctttttaggctGTTTCTGGAGGGGATTGTTTTTGCAGATATCTCTACTTGACCACCCACAGAATGTAAGCATCAACAGTGATAGCTAAAGCATGTATCATAGCAACTTCTTTGTGGTTATAGGAATTGCCCGACAAGCAAGTGTTTCCCAATTCTCAGTGGTCTCTGTTTTCCAACTGTAAACTGTGATTCCAAAAAGAGATCACTTCTTTGGACTCCTGAAGACGAATCTACTGGGATTCAAAGATCTTTATCCAAAGGGTATGCTTATGTATGCCCTATGAATTCCCTCCAAAGTGATTCCTGCAAAATTTATCACACCAGACTCATAAAAAGCAGACCCAGTCAAGCACATTGAACTTGGAATCAGACACAAACTTTGAACTTAGAAATCACCAATTTGCGCCAGAGGTAGCGGCTTTTTATGGAGTCGGAGAGCTCCAAAATCTCGGCGCCAGGTGCTGCGCTGCTTTTCTCAAAGACCAAGTCGTGAGATCCACTGCCGCTGATGCGGGCACGGGGCGAACTGTTGCTGTTTCATCGGATGGTATGATGGCTTCCGTCGGTGGACCAACTCCCTATGCTCCGGccatcaagaagaagaacaaaaatagATGCACGTCGGGTTGCTGGGGTTCGAGTGCCGACAAGGCAATGTGTCCCCCGCGGGATGCCCCGGTATCCGGAGGAGCACGCGTGCATGGTCGATTTCGAGACGGCTGCGGAGGAGAGATTGATGGAGGAGAATCCCTAGggggtgccaaatggacccgtgggcccggaaccggcccgttgaccggcccggaaccggcccggaaccgccggttccgggccggttccaacccggttttttttttaaaaaaaaaaagaggagtaggtttgataaaaagagtaattgggctttggaaccggcggttccgaaccggaaccggaaccggcccggaaccggcggttccaaacccggaaccggaaccggctcttcaagggccggttccggttccacctttttttggaaccggaaccgccggttcctgaaccggaaccggcggttccgttgaaccggcccCCTCTAAGAATCcccccttctcttctctttggGGATAAGACTAAAGCAACGtgacatatttattttctaagagAACTATATTACGGTACAGAGTGATTATAATCTTATGGAAGATGGACGTTTAAAGAAAACGAAAGTGGCACGCACTCTTGACTCGACTGCGTATTGCCAAAGATAAGGTAAAATTACTTATTATTCCAAAATATCTTCAAACATGCCAaattaattgagtccatccagttAATTTAGTCGGAAATCATAGATGTCGATCATCATATGTGGTACAACCGGCGACTTTGCTCGGGCCCTCGGTAGATTCGAACTAGCCAGTAACTAGGCCGGTAGGACCCTAAAGGCCCTGGTcaagggccgcaaccctcgccgactaaaaacaaaaggggaaaaagatagaaaagataataatgattcaattttttaaaagaagaaaatttaaaaaaaaaatgcgcacGTCATCTTCGgccgtgccacataagatggcTAGCGTTcccatatcagcgatttccgaacaaaattaattagaaggactcaattgacaaattatgaaagggttcaaaattaaattgatacaattgaagggtctataattaaattgatacaattacaatggattttaggactttttgaagaTTCAGATTCATACTAAATTCAACAATTCCTCATCAACTACTTTTGATTTAACCTTTTCCCATTTAATATTTTAGCATGGATACTtacattttggaaaaaaaattacgaaagcCACGTGTCGATTTCGTGCCACGTCAGCAACACCACGTCGGTAATTTGGCAGAGCTACCAAGCGTCCTAAACGGTAGTTGACATTGGCGAAGGATCATGGAGAGTGGAATCTGACTCTTTATCTGTTCTTGACTATATGAATAATCAGCCAATGAGAATTTAGActtaaatcataaaataaagtCTTATTTAGATATACAATACCTGATTTTGATgaacaataataataaagagaaagaacttGTTAAAGAACTTGTTAAAGAACAAGAATTCTCAGGACACAACTTTCTGATCCAACAAAAGAGTTCCTAAAAATTAAGggaaataaagagaaagaaacaacaaCTTATGAATATCAAATACTAAAACCCATCTTATCGGCCTTGCAAAGAGGATCCTCCTCGGCAATTCTCCTCCTCGCGGCCACCTTGAAATCGACATTGCAGTCGTGTTCTTCTGGATACCGATGTGCCCCGCAGAACACGTCGCCGCAGCGGCACTCGAACCCTAGTAAACCGACACGCTTGTTGCACGCGGAGCACCTATTCTGCTTCTTGATCGTTCTTGGGGTCGAACCGTCGATAGTCAGATCGCTCACTAAAGCGGTCAGATCATCCAAAGAAACGGCAACCTCGGAAGCCGAGTTCGATGCTTGTCCTGTGGGCGCCTCGGCGGCTGATTTCGCGACTTGGTCTCTGAGGAAAGTGGCGTAGCACTTGGAGCAGAGATCGTGCTGCTCTCGGACTCCATAGAAACCGCAACCCGCCGCGCAAAACGACGGTTCTGCACCGAAATCTCTGTCCGTTCCCATGCTCGATGTGTGTGACTGTGTTGTTTGATGTGTCTTAGAATGTTACAGCTGCGATATATATATAAGCAGGCTCTTAGGAGATAAATTCTCTAATTCTACTGGGATTTGTATTCACAGGTCCGAAACGGTGAAAACGATATTTGATCGGACCTAAATAATGTCCGTATTAAGCCCTTGcattactttaaaaaaattaattttttacttgAAAAACAACCTGTCTTGGGCTGGGCTGGCCCAAGAGGACCTTGTGGGCTAGCTGGCCCAAGAAAAATTGCTTCCCCAGGCCCGCCTATTAAAATATCAAATCtttactcgtttttttttttgagggccaatttcctaataaaaaaatcaggtaCAGTCTTAAATCcgcctcgaattttttttatctaaaaaaattctataCTTTAAATCTAGTCTCAAATTTGTCCCgaactttttctttgtctttgaaaaaactccaaattttgggtgcaattccaattttatcccaaacttttttttctaaagagaaaaattgaattACCAATTGTTATTTTAATCTCCAATCTTCCCTCATTATCTCTCTATTAAAAAATCATCGTTAGTCTTCCCTAATTTTCGTATCTCATAACAAtatcattttgcagaattttaatattttttatttggttagATTTTTTATCGACGTGGAAAATGCAGCGTCGATCCGTACCTATCGACTCATTAATTTATt
This genomic interval from Rhodamnia argentea isolate NSW1041297 chromosome 4, ASM2092103v1, whole genome shotgun sequence contains the following:
- the LOC115749172 gene encoding putative zinc finger A20 and AN1 domain-containing stress-associated protein 8 — translated: MGTDRDFGAEPSFCAAGCGFYGVREQHDLCSKCYATFLRDQVAKSAAEAPTGQASNSASEVAVSLDDLTALVSDLTIDGSTPRTIKKQNRCSACNKRVGLLGFECRCGDVFCGAHRYPEEHDCNVDFKVAARRRIAEEDPLCKADKMGFSI